A single bacterium DNA region contains:
- a CDS encoding MerC domain-containing protein, whose product MRNTGTTCAAFGGAFGVLCPTCIPALAVLLPTVGLGFLADATVTRILLLIAVAVSLIALHRSALVHRQQHVFIVGVIAAMGIIAGRMVFLEPWLIYGSSGGLLVAAVLDWKAYRRVSHPKTA is encoded by the coding sequence ATGCGAAACACCGGTACCACCTGCGCTGCGTTCGGAGGAGCGTTCGGCGTCCTCTGCCCCACATGTATCCCCGCGCTCGCGGTGCTCCTGCCAACCGTGGGCTTGGGATTTCTCGCGGACGCGACCGTGACGCGCATCCTCCTCCTCATCGCGGTTGCCGTTTCCCTCATCGCGCTCCACCGCTCCGCGCTCGTCCATCGTCAACAGCACGTGTTCATCGTCGGCGTCATCGCGGCCATGGGCATCATCGCAGGCCGCATGGTGTTCCTGGAGCCCTGGCTCATCTATGGATCAAGCGGCGGACTCCTCGTCGCCGCGGTGCTCGATTGGAAAGCGTATCGGCGCGTATCGCATCCCAAAACCGCGTGA
- a CDS encoding cupredoxin domain-containing protein, with amino-acid sequence MTRQQFFTTSGMIAIALVIGASALGIGQRIAASASAATSVVAAPRGDGSVQRVALGYDGRNYTPETIRVRRGVPVEITADLATLRGCFTSFVIPDLNLWTQFTTARPTFAFTPDRAGTFRFTCAMGMGSGRLIVEG; translated from the coding sequence ATGACACGCCAACAGTTCTTCACGACGAGCGGAATGATCGCGATCGCGCTCGTCATCGGTGCCAGCGCGCTCGGGATTGGGCAGCGCATCGCCGCGAGCGCATCGGCAGCAACATCCGTGGTGGCTGCCCCACGCGGTGACGGATCGGTGCAACGCGTCGCGCTCGGCTACGACGGACGCAATTACACTCCGGAGACGATCCGCGTGCGCCGCGGCGTCCCCGTCGAGATCACCGCAGACCTCGCCACCCTCCGTGGATGCTTCACGTCGTTCGTCATCCCGGATCTCAACCTCTGGACGCAGTTCACGACCGCGCGTCCGACGTTCGCGTTCACGCCCGATCGCGCCGGCACCTTCCGCTTCACCTGCGCGATGGGCATGGGCTCCGGTCGTCTCATCGTGGAAGGGTGA